In Ferribacterium limneticum, a genomic segment contains:
- the pbpG gene encoding D-alanyl-D-alanine endopeptidase produces MKHKLKAALLLAALLAMGAQAPLSAATTKKAEPAATQKAQGKTAKTAKATKTASGKSAGKSAAAKSSRAVAGKSAPTKNASSGVARKSQLAHESPRKHVRHAALADMDTGRLALYSASALVIDQSNGQVMLEKQPDMVVPIASISKLMTAMVVLDAKLDLQEIIAIGDEDVDGLKGTRSRLPVGTTMTREAAMLLALMSSENRAAHALGRHYPGGMHAFVQAMNRKAHALGMYNSRFEEPTGLSSNNVSTAHDLARMVAAAARYPEIRNYSTTAEAKVELNGRIRDFHNTNALVRNDNWEIGVSKTGYISEAGRCLVMQARVADRPVVIVLLDSQGKMTRVGDANRIKRWMESASLAVERPRV; encoded by the coding sequence ATGAAGCATAAATTGAAGGCTGCCTTGCTGCTTGCTGCCTTGCTGGCCATGGGGGCTCAGGCGCCACTATCGGCTGCTACGACCAAGAAGGCCGAGCCGGCGGCGACTCAGAAAGCGCAGGGAAAAACCGCAAAAACGGCCAAGGCCACCAAAACGGCAAGCGGAAAATCAGCTGGCAAATCCGCCGCGGCGAAGTCGTCAAGGGCGGTGGCCGGGAAGTCAGCGCCGACCAAGAACGCGTCATCCGGTGTGGCCAGAAAGTCGCAACTGGCCCACGAGTCGCCGAGAAAGCACGTGCGCCACGCCGCGCTGGCCGACATGGATACGGGACGTCTGGCACTCTACTCGGCTTCTGCTCTCGTTATCGATCAAAGCAATGGCCAGGTGATGCTGGAGAAGCAGCCGGACATGGTGGTGCCGATTGCCTCGATCTCCAAACTCATGACGGCGATGGTGGTTCTCGATGCCAAGCTCGATCTGCAGGAAATTATCGCCATCGGCGACGAAGATGTGGATGGCCTGAAAGGCACGCGTTCCCGCTTGCCGGTTGGCACGACCATGACGCGGGAAGCTGCCATGCTGCTGGCCCTGATGTCTTCGGAAAACCGCGCAGCGCACGCGCTGGGTCGGCACTATCCGGGCGGCATGCATGCCTTTGTGCAAGCAATGAACAGAAAGGCCCACGCACTCGGCATGTACAACAGTCGCTTTGAAGAGCCGACCGGACTTTCCAGCAATAACGTGTCGACCGCACATGATCTGGCCCGCATGGTGGCGGCGGCAGCGCGGTACCCGGAAATCCGTAATTACTCGACGACGGCGGAAGCCAAGGTCGAGCTGAACGGACGGATCCGCGATTTCCACAATACCAACGCCCTGGTGCGCAACGACAATTGGGAAATCGGCGTTTCGAAGACAGGCTACATTTCCGAGGCGGGTCGCTGCCTGGTCATGCAGGCGCGGGTGGCAGACCGGCCGGTGGTCATCGTGCTGCTCGATTCGCAGGGCAAGATGACGCGGGTTGGCGATGCAAACCGGATCAAGCGCTGGATGGAAAGTGCCAGCCTGGCGGTGGAGCGCCCTCGGGTCTGA